One stretch of Streptomyces peucetius DNA includes these proteins:
- a CDS encoding SUKH-4 family immunity protein: MVTFAQAQERAEEWVNGDVPAYQHREVRVREFDLGFVVWAEDREQGARSDGGRQRLVIARDSGEATLWPGLPVGEVIRRYEEEYGGTDDAPAASAGEAPQRVDLNQTSFLLSPPEWLQDAADKLGIPDRRASSSGSAEPAGPGEAAAAASSAGAGSGAGSAPVPDVSPSPGAEAAGPSPAGSGARDVPGSIGGNASQATGSSSWSSSLSSPSSSSVPSSSSSASPAPVSDAGSSSGAGADASQGGAAWPSAGAADHEPTASDGVPARPSGGTGWTDTSSAGGDDASVPLPATVFAPQVSADDGRTPPPVSADAPTALMSGGSQLPKTAIVPGLSPQPQPQSEPESAAPSGATPPPAPGAGAADIADAATSKAVLPPRGARGGTGATPPPPPGAPGTPGARPGAGATPPPSGPGAPGAPAGGYLPTQLVSQLGPEGPQPPGPPGPPPAPGSTPPPGGGVHHAATMLAGPAQMGPGAPQPPGPPGPPPAPGSTPPPPGPPAPPGSTPPPGGGVHHAATMLAGPAQMGPGAPQPPGPPGPPAAPGSTPPPGGGVHHAATMLAGPAQMGPGAPQPPGPPGPVPNAPQPQPPMGGGRPPYGYPQQPTGVPTVGPGYQAVLRYRAPDGSEAQLIRRSAPGTPHPEWQILHELRGMNVPPQQVLELHTELESCELPGAYCARMIRETWPQARITSIAPYGSDHASRQQGMQQLLAHQGELHQVADGPARPAPVRAPLPHVPPAPPIPPEGVAHELAGAFGPQGLCRFDQRAVSRQGVPEIVAATLVWAGLPGDFNPFFWAQPAQPVVPTLAELAAQRQVQPASDAGSYLVIGSDFGRAICVQYGTAHIVAVPVEAGPGGAPVAPQFVNTGLPEFVRCLALLGRMWPLRFGLNPEQAGRWTVDFQAQLAAFDPAALSSPESWWSVLLEQMWDGLL; the protein is encoded by the coding sequence GTGGTGACTTTCGCGCAGGCGCAGGAGCGCGCCGAGGAGTGGGTCAACGGCGATGTGCCCGCGTACCAGCACCGTGAGGTGCGGGTCCGTGAGTTCGATCTGGGCTTCGTCGTGTGGGCGGAGGACCGTGAGCAGGGCGCGCGTTCGGACGGTGGCCGGCAGCGGCTGGTGATCGCCAGGGACAGCGGTGAGGCGACGCTGTGGCCGGGGCTGCCGGTGGGTGAGGTGATCCGCCGGTACGAGGAGGAGTACGGGGGCACGGACGACGCGCCGGCAGCATCGGCGGGCGAGGCTCCGCAGCGGGTGGACCTGAATCAGACGTCGTTCTTGTTGAGCCCTCCGGAGTGGCTCCAGGACGCGGCGGACAAGCTGGGGATCCCGGACCGGCGGGCGTCGTCCTCCGGGTCCGCGGAGCCGGCGGGCCCGGGCGAGGCGGCTGCCGCCGCTTCGTCGGCGGGTGCCGGTTCCGGTGCCGGTTCCGCGCCTGTGCCGGACGTGTCGCCGTCTCCCGGCGCCGAGGCGGCCGGTCCGTCGCCGGCGGGTTCGGGCGCACGGGACGTGCCGGGTTCGATCGGTGGCAACGCCTCGCAGGCGACGGGTAGTTCTTCCTGGTCTTCGTCGCTGTCGTCCCCTTCTTCGTCGTCCGTGCCGTCCTCGTCCTCGTCCGCTTCGCCGGCTCCCGTGTCGGACGCGGGTTCGTCGTCGGGCGCGGGCGCGGACGCGTCGCAGGGCGGGGCCGCGTGGCCGAGCGCGGGGGCGGCCGACCACGAGCCGACCGCGTCGGACGGGGTTCCCGCCAGGCCCTCCGGGGGCACGGGCTGGACGGACACGAGTTCGGCGGGTGGGGACGACGCGTCGGTGCCGCTGCCGGCGACCGTGTTCGCGCCGCAGGTGTCGGCGGACGACGGACGCACTCCGCCGCCGGTGTCCGCGGACGCTCCCACGGCGCTGATGTCGGGAGGCAGTCAGCTGCCGAAGACCGCGATCGTGCCGGGCCTGAGCCCGCAGCCGCAGCCGCAGTCCGAGCCGGAGTCGGCTGCGCCGTCCGGCGCGACCCCGCCGCCCGCTCCGGGCGCCGGTGCTGCCGACATAGCGGACGCGGCGACGAGCAAGGCCGTGCTGCCGCCGCGCGGCGCACGCGGCGGTACGGGGGCGACGCCTCCGCCGCCGCCCGGTGCTCCCGGTACCCCGGGTGCCCGTCCGGGCGCCGGGGCGACGCCTCCGCCGTCGGGCCCGGGTGCTCCCGGCGCTCCGGCGGGTGGCTACCTGCCCACCCAACTGGTCTCGCAGCTCGGCCCGGAGGGGCCGCAGCCTCCGGGGCCTCCGGGTCCGCCTCCGGCGCCTGGTTCGACGCCGCCTCCGGGTGGCGGGGTGCATCACGCGGCGACGATGCTGGCCGGGCCCGCGCAGATGGGTCCGGGGGCGCCGCAGCCTCCGGGGCCTCCGGGTCCGCCTCCGGCGCCTGGTTCGACGCCGCCGCCTCCTGGTCCGCCGGCGCCTCCGGGTTCGACGCCGCCTCCGGGTGGCGGGGTGCATCACGCGGCGACGATGCTCGCCGGGCCCGCCCAGATGGGCCCGGGCGCGCCGCAGCCTCCGGGGCCTCCGGGTCCGCCGGCGGCTCCGGGTTCGACGCCGCCTCCGGGTGGCGGGGTGCATCACGCGGCGACGATGCTCGCCGGGCCCGCCCAGATGGGCCCGGGGGCGCCGCAGCCCCCAGGCCCGCCCGGCCCGGTGCCGAACGCGCCGCAGCCGCAGCCGCCGATGGGCGGCGGGCGGCCGCCGTACGGGTATCCGCAGCAGCCCACCGGTGTGCCGACGGTCGGGCCCGGTTACCAGGCGGTGCTGCGCTACCGCGCGCCCGACGGTTCCGAGGCCCAGCTGATCCGCCGCTCCGCGCCGGGCACGCCGCACCCGGAGTGGCAGATCCTGCACGAGCTGCGGGGGATGAACGTGCCGCCGCAGCAGGTGCTGGAGCTGCACACCGAACTGGAGTCGTGCGAGCTGCCGGGTGCGTACTGTGCGCGGATGATCCGGGAGACGTGGCCGCAGGCGCGGATCACCTCGATCGCCCCGTACGGCAGCGACCACGCCTCGCGCCAGCAGGGCATGCAGCAACTCCTCGCCCACCAGGGCGAGTTGCACCAGGTCGCGGACGGGCCCGCCCGTCCGGCGCCGGTGCGTGCCCCGCTGCCGCACGTGCCGCCCGCGCCGCCGATCCCGCCGGAGGGCGTGGCGCACGAGCTGGCGGGTGCCTTCGGGCCGCAGGGTCTGTGCCGGTTCGACCAGCGGGCCGTGTCGCGTCAGGGCGTGCCGGAGATCGTGGCGGCGACCCTGGTGTGGGCGGGTCTGCCGGGCGACTTCAACCCGTTCTTCTGGGCACAGCCGGCGCAGCCGGTGGTGCCGACACTGGCGGAACTCGCCGCCCAGCGCCAGGTGCAGCCGGCGTCGGACGCCGGTTCGTACCTGGTGATCGGAAGCGACTTCGGCCGGGCGATCTGCGTCCAGTACGGCACGGCGCACATCGTCGCGGTGCCGGTGGAGGCCGGTCCGGGCGGTGCGCCCGTGGCACCGCAGTTCGTGAACACGGGCCTGCCCGAGTTCGTGCGCTGCCTGGCACTGCTCGGCCGGATGTGGCCGCTGCGCTTCGGCCTCAACCCGGAGCAGGCGGGCCGCTGGACGGTCGACTTCCAGGCCCAGCTGGCGGCCTTCGACCCGGCGGCGCTGTCGTCGCCGGAGAGCTGGTGGTCGGTCCTCCTCGAGCAGATGTGGGACGGCCTGCTGTAG
- a CDS encoding SMI1/KNR4 family protein: MTTGRQGLGAATGPGAGAGTAPPNAAYAGQVVHFPDPVRASRHPRGVRVDADGYPDFSPYARAAAEIAEPPEGFGVDELRLTDFVSANAALAADGHALWATIPAVATPHGWTWHHVRGSRRLELVPVEVKALLRHHGGLATAAVDQDKRGTRPLQETRPAHFRLPKGVVSVTEQQLLGVEEDLGYRLPGAYRSFLKAAGGSAPVGAALDAELGLLVDQPFFTVRDEAAVNDLVYVNKCLRDHLTKDYLGVGFVQGGILALKVRGADIGSVWFCAYDDARDQDGWNVQERVERLLMPCGEDFDAFLQRLAGNPPELETVANLMVDGGFARAVPVSGEG; this comes from the coding sequence ATGACGACAGGTCGGCAAGGCCTGGGGGCAGCTACGGGCCCCGGGGCCGGCGCGGGTACGGCGCCACCGAATGCGGCCTACGCCGGGCAGGTCGTGCACTTCCCGGACCCGGTCCGGGCCTCCCGTCATCCCAGAGGGGTGCGGGTGGACGCCGACGGCTACCCGGACTTCTCGCCGTACGCGCGTGCGGCCGCGGAGATCGCCGAGCCTCCGGAGGGCTTCGGGGTGGACGAGCTGCGGCTCACGGATTTCGTGTCGGCGAACGCGGCGCTGGCCGCGGACGGGCACGCCCTGTGGGCGACGATCCCGGCGGTGGCGACGCCGCACGGCTGGACATGGCACCACGTGCGTGGTTCGCGGCGGCTGGAGCTCGTACCGGTGGAGGTGAAGGCGCTGCTGCGCCATCACGGCGGGCTGGCGACGGCGGCCGTGGATCAGGACAAGCGGGGTACGCGCCCGCTGCAGGAGACGCGGCCCGCGCACTTCCGTCTGCCGAAGGGCGTCGTGTCGGTGACGGAGCAGCAGCTGCTCGGCGTCGAGGAGGATCTCGGTTATCGCCTGCCGGGTGCGTACCGCTCGTTCCTGAAGGCGGCGGGTGGTTCGGCCCCGGTCGGTGCGGCGCTGGACGCGGAGTTGGGGCTGCTGGTGGACCAGCCGTTCTTCACGGTGCGGGACGAGGCCGCGGTCAACGATCTGGTCTATGTCAACAAGTGCCTGCGGGACCATCTGACGAAGGACTATCTGGGTGTGGGCTTCGTACAGGGCGGGATTCTCGCGCTGAAGGTGCGTGGGGCGGACATCGGTTCGGTGTGGTTCTGCGCGTACGACGACGCCCGCGACCAGGACGGGTGGAACGTGCAGGAGCGTGTGGAGCGGTTGCTGATGCCCTGCGGCGAGGACTTCGACGCCTTTCTGCAGCGGCTCGCGGGCAATCCGCCGGAGCTGGAGACCGTGGCGAATCTGATGGTGGACGGCGGCTTCGCCCGTGCCGTTCCCGTCTCGGGCGAGGGGTGA
- a CDS encoding YwqJ-related putative deaminase encodes MHAAQPSTSGDPRLSWSTDESRQTPALRHRRDGILPAVAAALSVRGETLTCTAGKGDQPPSLHPLVQDFLDTLTSGQRERFTGRCPEAILLSRHLTAAETQRSKRAQRKPLTHGEARRSLKHSKLTARRIREDGDPLHGSYAPPCRSCTALLDHFGVRPVAPTTPENG; translated from the coding sequence ATGCACGCAGCGCAACCGAGTACATCAGGTGATCCACGCCTCAGCTGGAGCACCGACGAGTCCAGGCAGACGCCCGCGCTCCGGCACCGTCGCGACGGAATCCTGCCCGCCGTCGCCGCCGCACTCTCCGTACGCGGCGAAACCCTCACCTGCACCGCCGGCAAGGGCGACCAGCCGCCGTCCCTCCACCCGCTCGTACAGGATTTCCTCGACACCCTCACCAGTGGCCAACGAGAACGCTTCACCGGCCGCTGCCCCGAGGCGATCCTGCTCTCCCGCCACCTCACCGCGGCGGAGACCCAGCGCTCCAAACGCGCCCAGCGCAAACCCCTCACCCACGGCGAGGCCCGCCGGTCGCTCAAGCACTCCAAACTCACCGCCCGCCGCATCCGCGAGGACGGCGACCCCCTGCACGGCAGCTACGCCCCGCCCTGCCGGTCCTGCACCGCCCTGCTCGACCACTTCGGCGTACGACCCGTCGCCCCCACCACACCCGAGAACGGCTGA
- a CDS encoding SUKH-3 domain-containing protein gives MPDHHLSTTRFPVAVDAALREAGWQPGRWDIKQAEHWADTLRAHVSPAGHRHAVFPAVVEAWAEFGGLTVTAPGPGRQHAPAPLRFDPLAGLHHARTLADLGRALDTEISPLGMEGDHQAVLAMDAEGRVYSIDHTGDWYLGPDIDQALTTLVTGIQPTRLTVA, from the coding sequence ATGCCCGACCACCACCTGAGCACCACCCGCTTCCCCGTCGCCGTCGACGCCGCACTGCGCGAAGCGGGCTGGCAACCCGGCCGCTGGGACATCAAGCAGGCCGAGCACTGGGCGGACACCCTGCGCGCCCACGTCTCCCCCGCCGGCCACCGGCACGCCGTCTTCCCGGCCGTCGTCGAAGCCTGGGCCGAATTCGGCGGGCTGACCGTCACCGCGCCCGGACCCGGACGGCAGCACGCGCCCGCCCCGCTGCGCTTCGACCCGCTCGCCGGCCTCCACCACGCCCGCACCCTCGCCGACCTCGGCCGGGCACTCGACACCGAGATCTCCCCGCTCGGCATGGAAGGCGACCACCAGGCCGTCCTGGCCATGGACGCGGAAGGCCGCGTCTACAGCATCGACCACACCGGCGACTGGTACCTCGGGCCCGACATCGACCAGGCCCTCACCACCCTGGTCACCGGGATCCAGCCGACCCGCCTCACCGTCGCCTGA